From one Anopheles bellator chromosome 1, idAnoBellAS_SP24_06.2, whole genome shotgun sequence genomic stretch:
- the LOC131205764 gene encoding LIM domain-binding protein 2 isoform X3, producing the protein MIGLSRRGVNAGPPLSLASTLEDTTNNWKGTPTGPSDPSQQGGGPGGAGGPGGPGGAGGGGPVGPAGPGVPGGQGGGVNNFGGPGGANNFGGPVFPAAGQGSPAGGSAANSYQNVPPGAGSNTPQYTASPAPSGSSTPGPGPPQNVGSGFPPPNAGGPYNGPGGGGPVAVGPFSSPSANGPQFGRPGSSGSAFGSGPHFTSPGGPGSFGGPQFGMPPGSPFGHGPNGPSMGGPMGQGHMMGGPQPVDRMDQSQLNVPRRHAYFGQPDYRMYELNKRLQQRTEESDNCWWDSFANEFFEDDATLTLTFCLEDGPKRYTIGRTLIPRYFRSIFEGGVSELYFNLRHSKESFHNTSITLDCDQCTMETVHGKPIYTKVLTEGRLILEFTFDDLMRIKSWHMAVRTHRELIPRSVIALHSPQPDPVMIEQLSKNITRQGITNSTLNYLRLCVILEPMQELMSRHKAYALSPRDCLKTTLFQKWQRMVAPPDAQRPANKRRKRKGSSSGAGAGNAGPQVPSKKRSPGPNFSLASQVDVMVVGEPSLMGGEFGDEDERLITRLENTQYDAANSLEHDGHNAFGGGHNDGPMAGGPNSWQVDRGGGPNNNTGPTNQDVDKKSPSVSQ; encoded by the exons ATGATAG GTTTAAGCCGCCGTGGGGTTAATGCAGGACCACCATTGAGCTTGGCATCTACACTGGAGGACACTACGAATAATTGGAAAGGAACTCCCACGGGACCTTCCGATCCCTCCCAGCAAGGAGGTGGCCCTGGCGGGGCTGGTGGTCCTGGCGGCCCAGGTGGCGCAGGAGGCGGTGGCCCCGTCGGTCCTGCTGGGCCCGGAGTGCCTGGGGGTCAAGGTGGTGGAGTAAACAATTTTGGTGGTCCTGGAGGTGCCAACAATTTCGGTGGCCCTGTGTTTCCTGCAGCTGGTCAAGGTTCTCCTGCCGGTGGTTCTGCAGCAAACAGCTATCAAAATGTTCCACCAGGCGCCGGTTCCAACACCCCGCAGTATACAGCTTCTCCTGCACCATCTGGATCATCGACGCCGGGGCCTGGTCCCCCACAGAACGTTGGTTCCGGGTTCCCTCCACCGAATGCCGGCGGACCTTACAAtggtcctggtggtggtggccctgtTGCCGTAGGTCCGTTCAGCTCACCGTCCGCTAATGGTCCGCAGTTCGGACGGCCGGGTAGTTCAGGCTCAGCCTTCGGTAGTGGACCCCATTTTACGTCGCCCGGAGGTCCAGGTTCATTCGGAGGCCCACAGTTTGGAATGCCTCCGGGATCGCCTTTCGGGCATGGGCCAAATGGACCTAGCATGGGTGGACCGATGGGACAAGGACACATGATGGGCGGACCACAGCCCGTTGACCGCATGGATCAAAG TCAATTGAACGTTCCCAGAAGACATGCATACTTCGGACAACCTGATTATAGAATGTACGAGCTAAACAAACGACTACAACAAAGAACTGAA GAAAGTGATAATTGTTGGTGGGATTCGTTCGCGAACGAGTTTTTCGAAGATGATGCAACACTAACTCTAACCTTTTGCTTAGAGGATGGACCAAAAAGATATA CTATAGGACGCACACTAATTCCACGTTATTTTCGAAGTATCTTCGAGGGTGGCGTATCGGAACTGTACTTTAATTTGCGACACTCGAAAGAGTCCTTCCACAACACTTCGATCACGCTGGACTGCGATCAGTGTACGATGGAGACAGTTCATGGGAAACCTATTTACACCAAG GTACTCACCGAAGGTCGTCTTATACTAGAGTTTACGTTTGATGATCTAATGCGGATAAAATCGTGGCACATGGCAGTGCGGACCCACCGCGAGCTCATAccgcgatcggtgatcgcaCTACACAGTCCCCAACCGGACCCGGTCATGATAGAGCAGTTGTCGAAGAATATTACTAGACAAGGAATTACCAACTCCACACTAAACTATCTGCGC TTGTGTGTGATATTAGAACCTATGCAGGAATTAATGTCCAGACATAAAGCCTACGCGCTGAGCCCCCGAGATTGCCTGAAAACGACATTGTtccaaaaatggcaacggATGGTCGCACCGCCGG ACGCCCAACGACCGGCCAACAAAAGGAGGAAACGTAAGGGGTCCAGCTCAGGTGCTGGAGCAGGTAACGCTGGTCCACAGGTGCCCAGCAAAAAGCGCTCTCCGGGCCCAAATTTTTCGCTGGCGTCTCAGGTA GATGTCATGGTGGTCGGTGAACCATCTCTTATGGGGGGTGAGTTTGGCGATGAAGACGAGCGACTTATAACACGGCTGGAAAATACGCAGTACGATGCGGCTAACTCCCTCGAACACGATGGCCACAATGcattcggcggcggccacaatGACGGCCCAATGGCTGGTGGCCCAAACTCATGGCAGGTGGATCGGGGTGGTggccccaacaacaacaccggtCCAACCAACCAGGATGTGGACAAGAAAAGCCCTTCCGTATCTCAGTGA
- the LOC131215019 gene encoding cuticle protein 67-like, producing MFRFVAFLAALAVAQAAYTLNPAGPTYAGIHTPAITSQQSNILRSYGNLGQVSTYSKTIDTPYSSVSKSDVRVSNPGLAVGHVAAAYPAVAPAYAHHGYAAPAFAHHGYAAPAFAHHGYAAPAVKAVAASPALLGVAYSAAPTVAHMTYSNGFGINYAW from the exons ATGTTCCGT TTCGTTGCTTTCCTTGCTGCGCTGGCCGTTGCTCAGGCTGCGTACACGCTGAACCCTGCCGGTCCCACCTATGCCGGAATCCACACCCCGGCGATCACCAGCCAACAGTCGAACATTCTGCGCAGCTACGGTAACCTCGGACAGGTTTCTACCTACTCCAAGACCATCGACACCCCGTACTCGTCCGTCAGCAAGTCCGATGTCCGTGTGAGCAACCCCGGACTGGCCGTCGGTCACGTGGCCGCTGCTTACCCTGCTGTCGCCCCGGCTTACGCCCACCACGGCTACGCTGCTCCCGCTTTCGCCCACCACGGCTACGCTGCTCCCGCTTTCGCCCACCACGGATACGCTGCCCCGGCTGTTAAGGCCGTTGCCGCTTCCCCAGCTCTGCTCGGCGTTGCGTACTCGGCCGCGCCAACGGTCGCTCACATGACCTACAGCAACGGATTCGGGATCAACTACGCTTGGTAG
- the LOC131205764 gene encoding LIM domain-binding protein 2 isoform X4, which produces MIGLSRRGVNAGPPLSLASTLEDTTNNWKGTPTGPSDPSQQGGGPGGAGGPGGPGGAGGGGPVGPAGPGVPGGQGGGVNNFGGPGGANNFGGPVFPAAGQGSPAGGSAANSYQNVPPGAGSNTPQYTASPAPSGSSTPGPGPPQNVGSGFPPPNAGGPYNGPGGGGPVAVGPFSSPSANGPQFGRPGSSGSAFGSGPHFTSPGGPGSFGGPQFGMPPGSPFGHGPNGPSMGGPMGQGHMMGGPQPVDRMDQSQLNVPRRHAYFGQPDYRMYELNKRLQQRTEESDNCWWDSFANEFFEDDATLTLTFCLEDGPKRYTIGRTLIPRYFRSIFEGGVSELYFNLRHSKESFHNTSITLDCDQCTMETVHGKPIYTKVLTEGRLILEFTFDDLMRIKSWHMAVRTHRELIPRSVIALHSPQPDPVMIEQLSKNITRQGITNSTLNYLRLCVILEPMQELMSRHKAYALSPRDCLKTTLFQKWQRMVAPPDAQRPANKRRKRKGSSSGAGAGNAGPQVPSKKRSPGPNFSLASQDVMVVGEPSLMGGEFGDEDERLITRLENTQYDAANSLEHDGHNAFGGGHNDGPMAGGPNSWQVDRGGGPNNNTGPTNQDVDKKSPSVSQ; this is translated from the exons ATGATAG GTTTAAGCCGCCGTGGGGTTAATGCAGGACCACCATTGAGCTTGGCATCTACACTGGAGGACACTACGAATAATTGGAAAGGAACTCCCACGGGACCTTCCGATCCCTCCCAGCAAGGAGGTGGCCCTGGCGGGGCTGGTGGTCCTGGCGGCCCAGGTGGCGCAGGAGGCGGTGGCCCCGTCGGTCCTGCTGGGCCCGGAGTGCCTGGGGGTCAAGGTGGTGGAGTAAACAATTTTGGTGGTCCTGGAGGTGCCAACAATTTCGGTGGCCCTGTGTTTCCTGCAGCTGGTCAAGGTTCTCCTGCCGGTGGTTCTGCAGCAAACAGCTATCAAAATGTTCCACCAGGCGCCGGTTCCAACACCCCGCAGTATACAGCTTCTCCTGCACCATCTGGATCATCGACGCCGGGGCCTGGTCCCCCACAGAACGTTGGTTCCGGGTTCCCTCCACCGAATGCCGGCGGACCTTACAAtggtcctggtggtggtggccctgtTGCCGTAGGTCCGTTCAGCTCACCGTCCGCTAATGGTCCGCAGTTCGGACGGCCGGGTAGTTCAGGCTCAGCCTTCGGTAGTGGACCCCATTTTACGTCGCCCGGAGGTCCAGGTTCATTCGGAGGCCCACAGTTTGGAATGCCTCCGGGATCGCCTTTCGGGCATGGGCCAAATGGACCTAGCATGGGTGGACCGATGGGACAAGGACACATGATGGGCGGACCACAGCCCGTTGACCGCATGGATCAAAG TCAATTGAACGTTCCCAGAAGACATGCATACTTCGGACAACCTGATTATAGAATGTACGAGCTAAACAAACGACTACAACAAAGAACTGAA GAAAGTGATAATTGTTGGTGGGATTCGTTCGCGAACGAGTTTTTCGAAGATGATGCAACACTAACTCTAACCTTTTGCTTAGAGGATGGACCAAAAAGATATA CTATAGGACGCACACTAATTCCACGTTATTTTCGAAGTATCTTCGAGGGTGGCGTATCGGAACTGTACTTTAATTTGCGACACTCGAAAGAGTCCTTCCACAACACTTCGATCACGCTGGACTGCGATCAGTGTACGATGGAGACAGTTCATGGGAAACCTATTTACACCAAG GTACTCACCGAAGGTCGTCTTATACTAGAGTTTACGTTTGATGATCTAATGCGGATAAAATCGTGGCACATGGCAGTGCGGACCCACCGCGAGCTCATAccgcgatcggtgatcgcaCTACACAGTCCCCAACCGGACCCGGTCATGATAGAGCAGTTGTCGAAGAATATTACTAGACAAGGAATTACCAACTCCACACTAAACTATCTGCGC TTGTGTGTGATATTAGAACCTATGCAGGAATTAATGTCCAGACATAAAGCCTACGCGCTGAGCCCCCGAGATTGCCTGAAAACGACATTGTtccaaaaatggcaacggATGGTCGCACCGCCGG ACGCCCAACGACCGGCCAACAAAAGGAGGAAACGTAAGGGGTCCAGCTCAGGTGCTGGAGCAGGTAACGCTGGTCCACAGGTGCCCAGCAAAAAGCGCTCTCCGGGCCCAAATTTTTCGCTGGCGTCTCAG GATGTCATGGTGGTCGGTGAACCATCTCTTATGGGGGGTGAGTTTGGCGATGAAGACGAGCGACTTATAACACGGCTGGAAAATACGCAGTACGATGCGGCTAACTCCCTCGAACACGATGGCCACAATGcattcggcggcggccacaatGACGGCCCAATGGCTGGTGGCCCAAACTCATGGCAGGTGGATCGGGGTGGTggccccaacaacaacaccggtCCAACCAACCAGGATGTGGACAAGAAAAGCCCTTCCGTATCTCAGTGA
- the LOC131205764 gene encoding LIM domain-binding protein 2 isoform X2 — protein MIGLSRRGVNAGPPLSLASTLEDTTNNWKGTPTGPSDPSQQGGGPGGAGGPGGPGGAGGGGPVGPAGPGVPGGQGGGVNNFGGPGGANNFGGPVFPAAGQGSPAGGSAANSYQNVPPGAGSNTPQYTASPAPSGSSTPGPGPPQNVGSGFPPPNAGGPYNGPGGGGPVAVGPFSSPSANGPQFGRPGSSGSAFGSGPHFTSPGGPGSFGGPQFGMPPGSPFGHGPNGPSMGGPMGQGHMMGGPQPVDRMDQSQLNVPRRHAYFGQPDYRMYELNKRLQQRTEESDNCWWDSFANEFFEDDATLTLTFCLEDGPKRYTIGRTLIPRYFRSIFEGGVSELYFNLRHSKESFHNTSITLDCDQCTMETVHGKPIYTKVLTEGRLILEFTFDDLMRIKSWHMAVRTHRELIPRSVIALHSPQPDPVMIEQLSKNITRQGITNSTLNYLRLCVILEPMQELMSRHKAYALSPRDCLKTTLFQKWQRMVAPPGKKGDAQRPANKRRKRKGSSSGAGAGNAGPQVPSKKRSPGPNFSLASQDVMVVGEPSLMGGEFGDEDERLITRLENTQYDAANSLEHDGHNAFGGGHNDGPMAGGPNSWQVDRGGGPNNNTGPTNQDVDKKSPSVSQ, from the exons ATGATAG GTTTAAGCCGCCGTGGGGTTAATGCAGGACCACCATTGAGCTTGGCATCTACACTGGAGGACACTACGAATAATTGGAAAGGAACTCCCACGGGACCTTCCGATCCCTCCCAGCAAGGAGGTGGCCCTGGCGGGGCTGGTGGTCCTGGCGGCCCAGGTGGCGCAGGAGGCGGTGGCCCCGTCGGTCCTGCTGGGCCCGGAGTGCCTGGGGGTCAAGGTGGTGGAGTAAACAATTTTGGTGGTCCTGGAGGTGCCAACAATTTCGGTGGCCCTGTGTTTCCTGCAGCTGGTCAAGGTTCTCCTGCCGGTGGTTCTGCAGCAAACAGCTATCAAAATGTTCCACCAGGCGCCGGTTCCAACACCCCGCAGTATACAGCTTCTCCTGCACCATCTGGATCATCGACGCCGGGGCCTGGTCCCCCACAGAACGTTGGTTCCGGGTTCCCTCCACCGAATGCCGGCGGACCTTACAAtggtcctggtggtggtggccctgtTGCCGTAGGTCCGTTCAGCTCACCGTCCGCTAATGGTCCGCAGTTCGGACGGCCGGGTAGTTCAGGCTCAGCCTTCGGTAGTGGACCCCATTTTACGTCGCCCGGAGGTCCAGGTTCATTCGGAGGCCCACAGTTTGGAATGCCTCCGGGATCGCCTTTCGGGCATGGGCCAAATGGACCTAGCATGGGTGGACCGATGGGACAAGGACACATGATGGGCGGACCACAGCCCGTTGACCGCATGGATCAAAG TCAATTGAACGTTCCCAGAAGACATGCATACTTCGGACAACCTGATTATAGAATGTACGAGCTAAACAAACGACTACAACAAAGAACTGAA GAAAGTGATAATTGTTGGTGGGATTCGTTCGCGAACGAGTTTTTCGAAGATGATGCAACACTAACTCTAACCTTTTGCTTAGAGGATGGACCAAAAAGATATA CTATAGGACGCACACTAATTCCACGTTATTTTCGAAGTATCTTCGAGGGTGGCGTATCGGAACTGTACTTTAATTTGCGACACTCGAAAGAGTCCTTCCACAACACTTCGATCACGCTGGACTGCGATCAGTGTACGATGGAGACAGTTCATGGGAAACCTATTTACACCAAG GTACTCACCGAAGGTCGTCTTATACTAGAGTTTACGTTTGATGATCTAATGCGGATAAAATCGTGGCACATGGCAGTGCGGACCCACCGCGAGCTCATAccgcgatcggtgatcgcaCTACACAGTCCCCAACCGGACCCGGTCATGATAGAGCAGTTGTCGAAGAATATTACTAGACAAGGAATTACCAACTCCACACTAAACTATCTGCGC TTGTGTGTGATATTAGAACCTATGCAGGAATTAATGTCCAGACATAAAGCCTACGCGCTGAGCCCCCGAGATTGCCTGAAAACGACATTGTtccaaaaatggcaacggATGGTCGCACCGCCGGGTAAGAAAGGAG ACGCCCAACGACCGGCCAACAAAAGGAGGAAACGTAAGGGGTCCAGCTCAGGTGCTGGAGCAGGTAACGCTGGTCCACAGGTGCCCAGCAAAAAGCGCTCTCCGGGCCCAAATTTTTCGCTGGCGTCTCAG GATGTCATGGTGGTCGGTGAACCATCTCTTATGGGGGGTGAGTTTGGCGATGAAGACGAGCGACTTATAACACGGCTGGAAAATACGCAGTACGATGCGGCTAACTCCCTCGAACACGATGGCCACAATGcattcggcggcggccacaatGACGGCCCAATGGCTGGTGGCCCAAACTCATGGCAGGTGGATCGGGGTGGTggccccaacaacaacaccggtCCAACCAACCAGGATGTGGACAAGAAAAGCCCTTCCGTATCTCAGTGA
- the LOC131205764 gene encoding LIM domain-binding protein 2 isoform X1, translating to MIGLSRRGVNAGPPLSLASTLEDTTNNWKGTPTGPSDPSQQGGGPGGAGGPGGPGGAGGGGPVGPAGPGVPGGQGGGVNNFGGPGGANNFGGPVFPAAGQGSPAGGSAANSYQNVPPGAGSNTPQYTASPAPSGSSTPGPGPPQNVGSGFPPPNAGGPYNGPGGGGPVAVGPFSSPSANGPQFGRPGSSGSAFGSGPHFTSPGGPGSFGGPQFGMPPGSPFGHGPNGPSMGGPMGQGHMMGGPQPVDRMDQSQLNVPRRHAYFGQPDYRMYELNKRLQQRTEESDNCWWDSFANEFFEDDATLTLTFCLEDGPKRYTIGRTLIPRYFRSIFEGGVSELYFNLRHSKESFHNTSITLDCDQCTMETVHGKPIYTKVLTEGRLILEFTFDDLMRIKSWHMAVRTHRELIPRSVIALHSPQPDPVMIEQLSKNITRQGITNSTLNYLRLCVILEPMQELMSRHKAYALSPRDCLKTTLFQKWQRMVAPPGKKGDAQRPANKRRKRKGSSSGAGAGNAGPQVPSKKRSPGPNFSLASQVDVMVVGEPSLMGGEFGDEDERLITRLENTQYDAANSLEHDGHNAFGGGHNDGPMAGGPNSWQVDRGGGPNNNTGPTNQDVDKKSPSVSQ from the exons ATGATAG GTTTAAGCCGCCGTGGGGTTAATGCAGGACCACCATTGAGCTTGGCATCTACACTGGAGGACACTACGAATAATTGGAAAGGAACTCCCACGGGACCTTCCGATCCCTCCCAGCAAGGAGGTGGCCCTGGCGGGGCTGGTGGTCCTGGCGGCCCAGGTGGCGCAGGAGGCGGTGGCCCCGTCGGTCCTGCTGGGCCCGGAGTGCCTGGGGGTCAAGGTGGTGGAGTAAACAATTTTGGTGGTCCTGGAGGTGCCAACAATTTCGGTGGCCCTGTGTTTCCTGCAGCTGGTCAAGGTTCTCCTGCCGGTGGTTCTGCAGCAAACAGCTATCAAAATGTTCCACCAGGCGCCGGTTCCAACACCCCGCAGTATACAGCTTCTCCTGCACCATCTGGATCATCGACGCCGGGGCCTGGTCCCCCACAGAACGTTGGTTCCGGGTTCCCTCCACCGAATGCCGGCGGACCTTACAAtggtcctggtggtggtggccctgtTGCCGTAGGTCCGTTCAGCTCACCGTCCGCTAATGGTCCGCAGTTCGGACGGCCGGGTAGTTCAGGCTCAGCCTTCGGTAGTGGACCCCATTTTACGTCGCCCGGAGGTCCAGGTTCATTCGGAGGCCCACAGTTTGGAATGCCTCCGGGATCGCCTTTCGGGCATGGGCCAAATGGACCTAGCATGGGTGGACCGATGGGACAAGGACACATGATGGGCGGACCACAGCCCGTTGACCGCATGGATCAAAG TCAATTGAACGTTCCCAGAAGACATGCATACTTCGGACAACCTGATTATAGAATGTACGAGCTAAACAAACGACTACAACAAAGAACTGAA GAAAGTGATAATTGTTGGTGGGATTCGTTCGCGAACGAGTTTTTCGAAGATGATGCAACACTAACTCTAACCTTTTGCTTAGAGGATGGACCAAAAAGATATA CTATAGGACGCACACTAATTCCACGTTATTTTCGAAGTATCTTCGAGGGTGGCGTATCGGAACTGTACTTTAATTTGCGACACTCGAAAGAGTCCTTCCACAACACTTCGATCACGCTGGACTGCGATCAGTGTACGATGGAGACAGTTCATGGGAAACCTATTTACACCAAG GTACTCACCGAAGGTCGTCTTATACTAGAGTTTACGTTTGATGATCTAATGCGGATAAAATCGTGGCACATGGCAGTGCGGACCCACCGCGAGCTCATAccgcgatcggtgatcgcaCTACACAGTCCCCAACCGGACCCGGTCATGATAGAGCAGTTGTCGAAGAATATTACTAGACAAGGAATTACCAACTCCACACTAAACTATCTGCGC TTGTGTGTGATATTAGAACCTATGCAGGAATTAATGTCCAGACATAAAGCCTACGCGCTGAGCCCCCGAGATTGCCTGAAAACGACATTGTtccaaaaatggcaacggATGGTCGCACCGCCGGGTAAGAAAGGAG ACGCCCAACGACCGGCCAACAAAAGGAGGAAACGTAAGGGGTCCAGCTCAGGTGCTGGAGCAGGTAACGCTGGTCCACAGGTGCCCAGCAAAAAGCGCTCTCCGGGCCCAAATTTTTCGCTGGCGTCTCAGGTA GATGTCATGGTGGTCGGTGAACCATCTCTTATGGGGGGTGAGTTTGGCGATGAAGACGAGCGACTTATAACACGGCTGGAAAATACGCAGTACGATGCGGCTAACTCCCTCGAACACGATGGCCACAATGcattcggcggcggccacaatGACGGCCCAATGGCTGGTGGCCCAAACTCATGGCAGGTGGATCGGGGTGGTggccccaacaacaacaccggtCCAACCAACCAGGATGTGGACAAGAAAAGCCCTTCCGTATCTCAGTGA